From one Anaeromyxobacter diazotrophicus genomic stretch:
- a CDS encoding response regulator yields the protein MRDGPAGAGLALTMAHILIVDDDDLVRRALELAVARMGHEPESASSGSVALTCLQSRRPDLALVDVTMPGMDGLELVGRMQEDLGERCPPVIFVSAVPPEDASVVGRPLDRVVAHVKKPFLLDELFRAIRGALG from the coding sequence ATGAGAGACGGACCGGCGGGGGCCGGCCTCGCTCTCACCATGGCGCACATCCTCATCGTCGACGACGACGACCTCGTGAGACGGGCCCTCGAGCTCGCCGTCGCGCGCATGGGGCATGAGCCGGAGAGCGCCTCGTCGGGCAGCGTCGCGCTGACGTGCCTGCAGTCGAGGCGCCCCGACCTCGCGCTGGTGGACGTCACCATGCCGGGGATGGACGGGCTCGAGCTCGTGGGGCGCATGCAGGAGGATCTGGGCGAGCGCTGCCCGCCGGTGATCTTCGTCTCGGCCGTCCCGCCGGAGGACGCCAGCGTGGTGGGCCGGCCGCTCGACCGCGTCGTGGCGCACGTCAAGAAGCCGTTCCTGCTCGACGAGCTGTTCCGCGCCATCCGCGGCGCGCTCGGCTAG